AAGATGAGAGAAGCAACAGGTGAATGTGAGGTTAACATAGGGGAACTGAAATACAACCAGGAGAGACAATGGAGACAAGGAACAGTCACTCCCAGAACAACTTATAATCAAGTGCATGAATCTCAGCACAACACTAGGAATATTATTCTAGTATCAGATTTGGTTGCAGCATGGAAAGGGGTAGTGGGAgaaaatctctataaatataaattccttggaaAAAGCTTCAGGGATAATTTTCCTTACTTAATAACATATAATGGATTCTCCTTGCAAAAGGAACTTTTTGAGTATACTAAATGCAAGAAGCCCTTCAATTACCTTTCagatttaattaaatttcataGAATTCATGTTGGAGAAAAGCAACATGAACTGAATGAATGTGGAAAATCCTTGTACAGAAGATCAGATattcatcagagaattcataatggagagagaaacaacaaatataaagATGAGAAAGGCTTTGACAATAGGGGAAGCTTGAATAACTATAATGTAATTTATACTAGAGAGAATTCCTTTGCAtataatgaatgtgggaaagccttcagtgaGAAAGAAATCCTAACTCcacctcaaggaattcacattagAGAGACAATCTCTGATTGTAATGAATGTGAGGAAACTTTTAATCAGAGAGGAAATCATATTGGCTTTCAGAGAACTCATACAAAAGGGAAATTCTTTATGTATGATGAATGTAGCATGAGTAGGAAGGAATATATGTATCCAAAAATTCATAATGGAGAGAAACTCTTtatatgtaatgaatgtgggaaaaatTTTAGTGATACAAAAAACCTTCTTaggcatcagagaattcatatcGATGAGAAACCCtttttatgtaataaatatgGAACAAGCTTCCAAAACAAAGTAGATCTTATTACCCATCAGAAAACATATTCTGGAGAGACACCTTTTGCATATAATGAAAGTAAGAAAGGCTTAAAAAAGAATGAGCATTTTACCACACAGCAGAGAATTGATATTGAagagaaaccctttgaatgtaatAAATATGGAACAGGCTTTCAAAACAAAGAAGGTCTTATTACCCATCAGAAAATATATTCTGGAGAGACACCTTTTGCATATAATGAAAGTAAGAAAGGCTTAAAAAAGATTGAGCACTTTACTACACAGCAGAGAATTGATATTGAagagaaaccctttgaatgtaatAAATATGGAACAAGCTTCCAAAACAAAGAAGGTCTTATCACCCATCAGAAAACACATTCTGGAGAGACACCTTTTGCATGTAATGAAAGTAAGAAAGGCTTAAAAAAGAATGAGCATTTTACCACACCGCAGAGAATTGATATTgaagagaaaccttttgaatgtaataaATATGGAACAGGCTTCCAAAACAAAGTAGATCTTATTATCCATCAGAAAACACATTCTGGAGAGACACCTTTTGACTATAATGAAAGTAAGGAAGGCTTAAAAAAGATTGAGCACCTTACCACACAGCAGAGAATTGATATTGAAAAGAAACCCTTTGCATGTCACGAATGTGGGAAAGGCTTCAGACAGAGTGGATATCTTATTATCcatcagagaactcatactgGTGAGAAACCCTTTAGatgcaatgaatgtgggaaaaccttTACCCAAAGGGCAAGCCTTATTACTCATCAGAGGActcatacaggagagaaacctttcATATGTTGTGAATGTGGGAAAACCTTTACCCAAAGGGCAAATCTTATTACCCATCAaagaactcatactggagagagaCCCTTTGTGTGCAgtgaatgtggaaaggcctttACCCAAAAGTCAAGCCTTATTACTCATTATAGAACTCATACAAGAGAGAAActctttgaatgtaatgaatgtgggattGCCTTTTCCCAGAAGTCAAACCTTATTACTCATCAGGGAATTCATTCTAGAGGGAAACAGTTTACCCGTAATGACTATCGGAAGGGTCCTCAAAAGAAAAACCATCAGGGAAATcgtactggagagaaaccctttcaATGTAGTGAATGTGGAATAGGCTTCCGATACAAAGTAAACCTTAACATCCATCAGAGaactcacactggagagaaaccctttgcATGTCATGAATGTGGAAAAGGCTTCAGACAGAGTGGACATCTCATGACCCATCAGAGaactcacactggagagaaaccatttgcatgtaatgaatgtgggaaagcctttgcCCAAAGGTCAAACCTTAACagccatcagagaattcatacccAAGAGAAACTCTTTgcatgtaatgaatgtgggaaaaccttTACTCAAAAGGGAAGCCTTATTACTCATCAGAAGACTCATACTAGAGAGAAGCAGTTtatatgtaatgaatgtggaacaGGCTTCCTACATAGAGTAAGCTTTATTATTCataagagaattcatactggggaAAAACCATAtatatgtaatgaatgtgggaaaggctTCAGGCAGAGTGGACACCTCATGATCcatcagagaactcatactggagagaaaccctttacgtgtaatgaatgtgggaaaaccttTACTCAAAGATCAAACCTTACTAGCCACcagagaactcatactggagagaaactttttgcatgtaatgaatgtgggaaagcattTACCCAAAAGGGAAGCCTTGTTACTcatcagagaactcatactggagaaaaacagtttgtatgtaatgaatgtggaacaAGTTTCTTACATAGAGTGACCCTTGTTATCCACAAaagaactcatactggagagaaaccatattcatgtaatgaatgtgggaaaggctTCAGACAGAGTGGACATCTCATTACCCATCAAAGAACTCATACTGGCGAGAAACCCTTTGCGTGTCATGAATGTGGCAAAACTTTTACACAAAGAGCAAACCTTACTAGTCATCAGAGAAACCACACTGGGGACAAAGTCTTTATTtgcaatgaatgtggaaaagcttttacCCAAAAGACAAACCTTACCACTCATCAAAAAAGTCATGCTAGAGAACTACCTTTTGTGCATAATCAATGTGAAAGATCTTTTGCTCATATAACAGACCTTCTTAGCTATCATAGAACTTTTACAGAATGAAAGTCCTTTATGTGTAATTAATATGAGTCTTCAGACAGAGGATATACTTTATTACATAAAAGAGAATTaatactggagagaaactttGTAACAAAGTTTGTCATACATTATAGAGCATAACTACAGTAAAGCATTTTAAGTGTAATAAATGTAGTTGCATAAAATGGTTCGTTGTCACTGTTCAGTGGAATACCATGGCATTTGTGCTTCATTGTGGACTTTTACAATGACTTATAGAGATGACACGctcatcaaattttcagatgacccAAAGCTGGGATAGAAACTATCACTGCATAAGAGATTTAATTACCTAAAAAGATTTTGACACCATTAGGCTAAAAGATGAcgttcaatggggataaatgcAAATACTTATGATagggtacaaaaaaaatcaacttcacaaatgaatgtttattaagcatttactattttctaggctatagatacaaagaaatataaagtagTTGTCGGCAAATCTAGGAGCTCACATTTAAATGGAGTGGACAGCACATAAATAGCTATGTACATAAGATATTACATTGAGAAATTCAGGTAAACTTGGAGACAATTATCTCAACAAGATCAATTTATTGGACTATTAGTAAGCAATAAGTTGGGTCAGTGACCACTTTCAGTGACCAAAGCCCCTGAGGTAGGGCTCATCAGCCTTAATATAGTTTGGGGTACAGAGTTGGGTAGTTGGCAAAGACAATACAATTTGTTTACAGGCTAGACAGCATGGAGGTGgggcaatattttaaaatataactcctatgattcttttttttgagccaattctaatgagaatatggttttaagtattacctgtcaccaatTTCTTCCACCCTTTCATTGTaggtcttctcttcctcctcccccattaCGTGTTATATTTTActtatcttttcccatttctcttagtattatcctctttttcaccctagtcttattttttaaacaacatatcctaaaaacagcttactaccacaccctctatgtatacttttAACTACTATGTAATGATAATTTTGAAGAATTACAGTTGTCATCTTTCCATAGAGGAATATAAGCCATTTGACcatgaagcccttaaattttttcttatttatctttttatgtttctcttggattttgtatttgggcctcaaattttctgttttaagtcttttcttcaggaaagcTCAGAAAtctattaaatgaccatattttcccctgaaaaaatatagtcagttttgctgtgtagttgattcttggttgtaaaccctgGTTCCttaccttttggaatatcattccaagccttccagtccttcaatgtggaggctgccagattctatGTGATTCTGACTAGGGCTCCACAAtacctgaattgtttctttctagttgcttgtattattttttccttaggctgggagctcttgaacttggctataatgttGCTGGGAAGTGTTATTTGgagatttaatgcaggaggtgatctgtggattatttcaatCGCTACTTTACCCTTTTGTTCAAGGGCAGTTTTGTGTGCAATCAtgtaaacatttttccatgttaatccttttgtggaggAAAATGCATGCTTTAGTTGGGATTCAGactcaatcagttctttctctggaagtagatgaagttttattttttatcatgagtctgttggaattgttttagatcattgcattagtgagaatagataagtcattcacaattcACTGTACAACACTGCTCTTATGGTGTACGATGTTACAATATAAGACcgttcaggtttttctgaaatcctactcatttcttatagcataatagtattccattatactcatatgccacaacttaacATTGTCCCactctttgccaccaaaaaagaggtgctataaatatttttgttctgtgCAAAAGAAAATTTACTCTTTCCCCTTACGACTGTGTACCTGACGTGGAACCCAGAAGCAAGGAACATGTGAGAGAAATCATTGGGTAGATTGAGTCATGATGGTACCACAGCAGCTAGAAAAATGGAGCATTAGAGTCAAGAATATCATGAGACCAGAAGGGCAAGATGATCTTCCTTGCAACACTCCCTGGACTGCCCCCCTGCTCAGTACAGCCAAATTAGAGAGCCAAGGTTAGCTTCTGAGACATGACATGTGGGAGTTAGTGGGCAGAGGAGtctgataaactgaggcaagagcaaATTTCAGCCTCTTTGCTTCCATATTCTGGTGCTAACTGGACTGCTTTGTAAATGTGGCTAGGGAGGCTCTCATGGCAGCCACAGATTTAGAAAGCTAAATGTAGCAATAAGTAAGctatatattttctcctatttttccatcttttctcctactacttttgatttaacaaaattattaatttatggccataattttaattcttacagtacATAAAAGTCCTTTTCCTTCGGGATACAAATCTAAtactggtattgctgggtcaaagggctttgtaaaattttataaccctttgggcattgATTcgaaatggttgaatcagttcacaacttccctAATActacattaatgtctcaatttccccacatcccctccaacttttgtcattttccttttctgtcatgatagCTGTGgagtggtatctcagaattgttttaatttcaatttttctaattaataatgatttagaatttttttgcaTAACTAGAGATATCTATATTTTGTCAGGAAcagcctgttcatatcctttgaccatttatcagttggagaatgattcatattcttatacatttgactcatttctctttgtatttgagaaattaggcctttattaGAGTTGCTAAGTATTTTTTCACTATTATGATTATTGTGCATTATCCTCCATCCTAATCCCCCCATTTATCCtgctctcctttcattctgtccatcctCAAACTGTTTTGCTTCTAATCACCCTTCCCCCATTTTGTCTTCTCTTCTACCAGCTTCTCTTTattccattcctctcctattttctTGTAGgttaagatagatttttatatccaATTGAGTGTATAATGTatctctctgagtcaattccaatgagtaAGGCTCAAgtgctctcctccccaccttccccatCTTCCTCTCTACTGTAAAACTTTCATGCctcttatgtgagataatttagcctattctatttctcccttccccctttacccaacacattcctctttctcaacccccccccccttttttagaTATCCCATCACATTCAACTTGTACTCTTGCCTTCTGCCTATGTATACTCAATTCAGATGCTCTAATAATGATTCTGATTGCTCTAATAAAGTTCTTGGGAGTTACAAGTATCTCCCCATGTAAagatgtaaacagtttaaccttgtTAATCCCTGATgatttttctgtttacctttttatgcttctcttgactcttgtatttgagagtcaaattttctattattGACCTCTGGTCTACAGGAAtacttaaaaatctttttcattgAATGCCCATTTTCTTCCTGAATGATTATAGTcatttttgctgggtaagtgTTTCTTGGTTGTATACCTAGCTTCTTTGCCCTCTGGAGTctcatatttcaagccttctgatcctttaatgtagaagctgctaagtcttgtgttatcctgacatAGCTCCacgatatttgaattgtttctttttgattgctcacaatattttctccttgacctagggataatgGAATTTGGCTATATTGTTCCTGGAAATTTCCTTTGGGGATCTTTTTCAAGatgtaatctgtggattctttccatttttcatttacactttggttctagaatatcagggtaattttccttgataatttcttgaaagataatgtttaggcttttttttttaatcatagttttCAGGTACTCCAGTGGTTCTTAGATAAtctcctaaatttattttttaggtcaagtccccccactccccacatgatttttcatatttcataatttcttctatttttccttcttatgattttgttttattgtttcttgatatttcatggagtcattagctttctGTTTGAccagttcttatttttaatacgtaattttctttagtgagcttttgtacttctttttccatgtggccaattctgccttttaaggagttctctttggtgaatttttatatattgtttaacATTTGGTCAGTTCTGCTTTTTATGAAGttgttctcttcagtggatttttgtgcctcttttaacaATAGGTCTATTCCATTTTTTaggatattattttcttccatattttttgtgcctcctgttaccaagctgttgactcttttttaatgattttcctgcaacactcatttcttttctctcaatccactgagctactgagctgccccctcaaaaaatattttaaaaatcaaataagatagaagaaaaatttagaaaagaggcttttttcttgtcttttatctTAAAAAACTGTTACAAGTAGGTTCTATTCCTGTGGTGAAAAGGGCACCATCaaacttcaggttctttgtgcagcctCCTTCAGAGACAACTCTGGgtatctataatttttttaggTTTTCCAAGGTGGAACGATCTAAAGAGAGTTATGTCTAATACTCTCCCACCCTGTGCTCTGTTTTGTAAGcgaccacaagcactcttttctgtcTCGGAACTGTGACCAGAGTCCCCTGTCCCTTCATAGCTGTAAGCATTTGCCATATGTTAATGAGCCTCTTTGTCCTGGAGCTGTGACCTGAGTGTGGAAGCTGGATCTGAGTATGGACAATGCAACAGTCTTGCAGCCAGAGTCAGCAAAAGAACCctcataaccttttttttttttttaaacccataacttctgtgtattagttcctttgGGGAACTAattgggaagggtaggcaatgggggtcaagtgatttgcccagggtcacacagctgggaagtgtctgaggccggatttgaacctaggacctcctgtctctaggcctggccctcactccactgagctacccagctgcccctcataacCTCCTTTTGACCAGTTGTCTAACCCCTTTACTATCTGTGGCCaagagctccagaagcctttgccACTGACACAACTGCCCCAAGGCCTCTGCTGGCTTACCTAGacagtgtgaaagagaattcct
The window above is part of the Gracilinanus agilis isolate LMUSP501 chromosome 4, AgileGrace, whole genome shotgun sequence genome. Proteins encoded here:
- the LOC123246902 gene encoding zinc finger protein 665-like; this translates as MTFEFLTARIQESVTFKDVAVDFTWEEWRHLDPAQRDLYRNVMLENYENLVSVGISVSTVDMISLLEKRDGPWMPEGEVSSAVCPDSLNEKSNFEPKDSNLMQAICMGISSEKSLPKESVAWHSKMREATGECEVNIGELKYNQERQWRQGTVTPRTTYNQVHESQHNTRNIILRIHIDEKPFLCNKYGTSFQNKVDLITHQKTYSGETPFAYNESKKGLKKNEHFTTQQRIDIEEKPFECNKYGTGFQNKEGLITHQKIYSGETPFAYNESKKGLKKIEHFTTQQRIDIEEKPFECNKYGTSFQNKEGLITHQKTHSGETPFACNESKKGLKKNEHFTTPQRIDIEEKPFECNKYGTGFQNKVDLIIHQKTHSGETPFDYNESKEGLKKIEHLTTQQRIDIEKKPFACHECGKGFRQSGYLIIHQRTHTGEKPFRCNECGKTFTQRASLITHQRTHTGEKPFICCECGKTFTQRANLITHQRTHTGERPFVCSECGKAFTQKSSLITHYRTHTREKLFECNECGIAFSQKSNLITHQGIHSRGKQFTRNDYRKGPQKKNHQGNRTGEKPFQCSECGIGFRYKVNLNIHQRTHTGEKPFACHECGKGFRQSGHLMTHQRTHTGEKPFACNECGKAFAQRSNLNSHQRIHTQEKLFACNECGKTFTQKGSLITHQKTHTREKQFICNECGTGFLHRVSFIIHKRIHTGEKPYICNECGKGFRQSGHLMIHQRTHTGEKPFTCNECGKTFTQRSNLTSHQRTHTGEKLFACNECGKAFTQKGSLVTHQRTHTGEKQFVCNECGTSFLHRVTLVIHKRTHTGEKPYSCNECGKGFRQSGHLITHQRTHTGEKPFACHECGKTFTQRANLTSHQRNHTGDKVFICNECGKAFTQKTNLTTHQKSHARELPFVHNQCERSFAHITDLLSYHRTFTE